From uncultured Roseateles sp., the proteins below share one genomic window:
- a CDS encoding GGDEF domain-containing protein — MHSITTTLAFVMVQQGIFALGWFAAGIGLNLARRASMYWSVATLATALGLGLIAARGQVPDWLGYPLADWLTVLGMALIQRGVQIFTRAHSPPWELLGLLLGTGLVMAWIAAADGHLATGLVLATSGAVAWTLLRTAQTLFFSLRQEFGIGRAAGMSLPFALMGVAFCTRFIGGMLRPDIVGQPVNVAGAFNEALVLGFLMMGLVTNLSLSYLVVSRILSQLQRLSLHDSLTGLLNRRALQQRLELESRRMLRTQAGFAVIMLDIDYFKQLNDSFGHAAGDFALAGLAEELRAVSREIDHAARMGGEEFCLVLPQCDLDGALLVAERLRARIAAMSLPWEGEQLTLTVSLGVAATSPDEARPGVDAAEAVLRQADRALYRAKAAGRNRVEVQQPQADIRPKRATA; from the coding sequence ATGCATTCGATCACCACCACCCTCGCCTTTGTCATGGTGCAGCAGGGCATTTTTGCCCTGGGATGGTTTGCCGCCGGCATCGGCCTGAATCTGGCTCGCAGGGCCAGCATGTACTGGTCGGTGGCGACCCTGGCCACCGCGCTGGGCCTGGGCCTGATCGCCGCTCGCGGCCAGGTGCCCGATTGGCTGGGCTATCCGCTGGCCGACTGGCTCACCGTGCTGGGCATGGCGCTGATACAGCGCGGGGTGCAGATCTTCACCCGGGCCCACTCACCGCCCTGGGAATTGCTGGGCCTGCTGCTGGGCACGGGCCTGGTGATGGCCTGGATCGCCGCCGCCGACGGCCACCTCGCCACCGGGCTGGTGCTGGCCACCTCGGGCGCCGTGGCCTGGACGCTGCTGCGCACCGCCCAGACGCTGTTCTTTTCGCTGCGCCAGGAGTTCGGTATCGGGCGTGCGGCCGGCATGAGCCTGCCCTTTGCGTTGATGGGTGTGGCCTTCTGCACCCGTTTCATCGGCGGCATGCTGCGTCCCGACATCGTCGGCCAACCGGTCAATGTGGCCGGCGCCTTCAACGAGGCCCTGGTGCTGGGTTTCTTGATGATGGGACTGGTGACGAATCTGAGCCTGTCCTATCTGGTCGTCTCGCGCATCCTCAGCCAGCTGCAGCGCCTGTCCCTGCACGACAGCCTGACCGGCCTGCTGAACCGGCGAGCCCTGCAGCAGCGGCTGGAGCTGGAGTCGCGCCGCATGCTGCGCACTCAAGCGGGTTTTGCCGTGATCATGCTGGACATCGACTACTTCAAGCAGCTCAACGACAGCTTCGGCCATGCCGCCGGCGACTTCGCGCTGGCCGGTCTGGCCGAGGAGTTGCGCGCCGTGTCGCGCGAGATCGACCACGCCGCACGCATGGGCGGTGAGGAGTTCTGTCTGGTGCTGCCGCAGTGCGATCTGGACGGCGCACTGCTGGTGGCCGAGCGCCTGCGCGCCCGCATCGCCGCGATGAGCCTGCCCTGGGAGGGCGAGCAGCTGACGCTGACCGTCAGCCTGGGCGTGGCCGCCACCTCGCCGGACGAGGCCCGGCCCGGTGTCGATGCCGCCGAGGCGGTGCTGCGCCAGGCCGACCGCGCGCTCTACCGCGCCAAGGCGGCGGGCCGCAACCGGGTCGAGGTGCAACAGCCCCAGGCCGATATCCGGCCCAAGCGTGCCACCGCCTGA
- a CDS encoding DUF1569 domain-containing protein: MKRRHFLASPALLLPGWIRADTPKVQTLDQALLWLSGLENAVSARTTGTWPLGAVLDHLAQSIEMSLHGYPQPNSALFQHTAGAAAFAVFKWRGKMSHRLDEPIPGAPPLPMQGDWKIGAERLRRAINGFEAHTGPLKPHFAYGALSKADFAAAHSMHIANHQDEVVVQLKA, translated from the coding sequence ATGAAACGCCGCCACTTTCTCGCCAGCCCAGCCCTGCTGCTGCCCGGCTGGATCCGCGCCGACACCCCCAAGGTGCAAACCCTGGACCAGGCCCTGCTATGGCTGAGCGGCCTGGAAAATGCCGTCAGCGCCAGGACCACCGGCACCTGGCCGCTGGGCGCCGTGCTGGACCATCTGGCCCAAAGCATCGAGATGAGCCTGCACGGCTATCCGCAGCCCAACAGCGCGCTGTTTCAGCACACTGCCGGTGCTGCGGCCTTTGCCGTCTTCAAGTGGCGCGGCAAGATGAGCCACCGGCTCGACGAGCCGATTCCCGGTGCGCCGCCATTGCCCATGCAGGGCGACTGGAAGATCGGTGCCGAACGGCTGCGTCGGGCCATCAACGGCTTTGAGGCCCACACCGGCCCGCTGAAACCGCACTTTGCCTATGGCGCCTTGAGCAAGGCCGACTTTGCCGCCGCCCACAGCATGCACATTGCCAACCACCAGGACGAGGTGGTCGTTCAGCTCAAGGCTTGA
- a CDS encoding peroxidase family protein gives MNRIPARVWACLLWISIALLGGCASSDGGKSDFASCVDMVAGGLRPVAAERDQRFQGKVGEDVARCRGGDKPLAFRGTPYVDWANYWATADASSLAPGTSAVGLHLSRNGRGIDGALMDLEYQRIELVKFNLFDNAGSYADYALGRDGVPGQALKVWPAMRLPSTSPDYAAVGGAGQQLCQGELIRGRTVSGICNDLRNPLMGSSGTPFARNAQFEATFPDLGKNELARNRHGDRLGLLKPDPQVISRKLFTRQQSSPDKCREGQGLPGDDASAQCDYQKAPFFNVLAAFWIQFMTHDWFTHLDEGHNAAEQMPVGCAIDSQGQPLSAAEIARLGCRPGDRIDKSLVAQSGDPASVMVDGKPQLTRAYKTMANNNTAWWDASQIYGYDARSRQRVKRDPRDAARLLLAPGSRAGAGEQQGYLPVFAAGDPIAPQWAGQEATAFPDNWTIGMSFYHNLFAREHNSFVSAFRAQAALTPRADSGLRNPARPTEPIAYADVTLDELFEAARLVVAAMIAKIHTIEWTPQLLYDEPLYLGMNSNWNGLFADSKLVAEALERIVVNNFGKSEDAKKATQWYSVFASGPGIFGLGNHIAPDNAEMAKTAPNPGDMWSLSNLQHVNGGTNHFGSPFNFPEEFVSVYRLHALVPDLIEYREWDANPNQVRAKVPVAGTFRGKATQAMQGRGVANWALSMGRQRLGLLTLNNLPQFLQNLDLPRLQSPTNKIDVAALDLIRDRERGVPRFNEFRRQYGLRQLTRFDDFIDAHLAAGSLARLQQERAVATLREVYGQHRCDASKIITAAQRNPDGSPINDCLGQPDGSLVDNIEDVDTVVGWLSEYTRPHGFAISETQFQVFILNASRRLFSDRFFTSSFRPEFYTSLGVRWVTDNGPTGAQIEKGRPNGHQVPVSPLKRVLLRAMPELQAELDSVVNAFDPWARDRGGYYSLEWTPRPGAEADPAFKP, from the coding sequence ATGAACCGAATACCGGCCCGGGTCTGGGCCTGTCTGTTGTGGATCTCGATCGCCCTGTTGGGCGGCTGTGCCAGCAGCGACGGGGGCAAGAGCGATTTCGCCAGCTGTGTGGACATGGTGGCCGGCGGCTTGCGGCCGGTGGCGGCCGAGCGCGACCAGCGCTTCCAGGGCAAGGTCGGCGAGGACGTGGCGCGCTGCCGCGGCGGCGACAAGCCGCTGGCCTTCCGCGGCACGCCCTATGTCGACTGGGCCAACTACTGGGCCACCGCCGATGCCTCCAGCCTGGCGCCGGGCACCAGCGCGGTGGGGCTGCACCTGTCGCGCAACGGCCGCGGCATCGATGGCGCGCTGATGGACCTGGAGTACCAGCGCATCGAGCTGGTCAAGTTCAATCTGTTCGACAACGCCGGCAGTTATGCCGACTACGCCCTGGGCCGCGATGGCGTGCCCGGCCAGGCGCTGAAGGTCTGGCCGGCGATGCGCCTGCCCAGCACCTCGCCGGACTATGCCGCCGTGGGCGGTGCCGGCCAGCAGCTGTGCCAGGGCGAGCTGATACGCGGGCGCACCGTCAGCGGCATCTGCAATGACCTGCGCAATCCGCTGATGGGCTCCAGCGGCACGCCGTTTGCGCGCAATGCGCAGTTCGAGGCCACCTTCCCGGACCTGGGCAAGAACGAGCTGGCGCGCAACCGCCATGGCGACCGGCTGGGCCTGCTCAAGCCCGATCCGCAAGTCATCAGCCGCAAGCTGTTCACGCGTCAGCAGAGCAGCCCCGACAAGTGCCGCGAGGGCCAGGGCTTGCCCGGTGACGACGCCAGCGCGCAGTGCGACTATCAGAAGGCGCCCTTCTTCAATGTGCTGGCCGCGTTCTGGATCCAGTTCATGACCCATGACTGGTTCACCCATCTGGACGAGGGCCATAACGCCGCCGAGCAGATGCCGGTGGGCTGCGCCATCGACAGCCAGGGCCAGCCGCTGAGCGCCGCCGAGATCGCGCGCCTGGGCTGCCGCCCGGGCGATCGCATCGACAAGAGCCTGGTCGCGCAGAGCGGTGATCCGGCCAGCGTGATGGTGGATGGCAAGCCGCAGCTGACCCGTGCCTACAAGACCATGGCCAACAACAACACGGCCTGGTGGGATGCCTCCCAGATCTACGGCTATGACGCCCGCTCGCGCCAGCGCGTCAAGCGCGATCCGCGCGATGCCGCCAGGCTGTTGCTGGCACCCGGCTCGCGGGCCGGGGCGGGGGAGCAGCAGGGCTATCTGCCGGTGTTTGCGGCCGGTGACCCGATCGCACCGCAATGGGCCGGCCAGGAGGCGACCGCCTTCCCGGACAACTGGACCATAGGCATGAGCTTCTATCACAACCTGTTTGCGCGCGAGCACAACAGCTTTGTGAGTGCTTTCCGCGCCCAGGCGGCGCTGACGCCGCGTGCCGATTCGGGCCTGCGCAATCCGGCCCGGCCGACCGAGCCGATTGCCTACGCCGACGTCACACTGGACGAGCTGTTCGAGGCTGCACGACTGGTGGTGGCGGCAATGATTGCCAAGATCCACACCATCGAATGGACGCCCCAGCTGCTCTACGACGAGCCGCTGTACCTGGGCATGAATTCGAACTGGAACGGCCTGTTCGCCGATTCCAAGCTGGTGGCCGAGGCGCTGGAGCGCATTGTCGTCAACAACTTCGGCAAATCCGAAGACGCCAAGAAGGCCACCCAGTGGTACTCGGTGTTCGCCTCGGGCCCGGGCATCTTCGGCCTGGGCAACCACATCGCGCCCGACAACGCCGAAATGGCCAAGACGGCGCCGAATCCCGGCGATATGTGGAGCCTGAGCAATCTGCAGCATGTCAATGGCGGCACCAATCACTTCGGCTCGCCGTTCAACTTCCCCGAAGAGTTCGTCAGCGTCTATCGCCTGCATGCCCTGGTGCCGGACCTGATCGAGTACCGCGAGTGGGACGCCAACCCCAACCAGGTGCGCGCCAAGGTGCCGGTGGCGGGCACCTTCCGCGGCAAGGCCACGCAGGCCATGCAGGGCAGGGGCGTGGCCAACTGGGCCCTGTCCATGGGGCGCCAGCGCCTGGGTCTGCTGACGCTGAACAACCTGCCGCAGTTCCTGCAGAACCTGGACCTGCCGCGGCTGCAGAGCCCGACCAACAAGATCGATGTGGCAGCGCTGGACCTGATACGCGACCGCGAGCGCGGTGTGCCCCGCTTCAACGAGTTCCGCCGCCAGTACGGCCTGCGCCAGCTGACCCGCTTCGACGATTTCATCGACGCCCATCTGGCCGCGGGCTCGCTGGCGCGGCTGCAGCAGGAGCGTGCGGTGGCGACGCTGCGCGAGGTCTACGGCCAGCACCGCTGTGACGCCAGCAAGATCATCACCGCGGCGCAGCGCAATCCGGACGGTTCGCCGATCAACGACTGCCTGGGCCAGCCTGACGGCAGCCTGGTCGACAATATCGAGGACGTGGACACGGTGGTGGGCTGGTTGTCCGAGTACACCCGGCCGCACGGCTTTGCAATCTCGGAGACGCAGTTCCAGGTCTTCATCCTGAATGCCTCGCGCCGGTTGTTCAGCGACCGCTTCTTCACCTCCAGCTTCCGGCCCGAGTTCTACACCAGCCTCGGCGTGCGCTGGGTCACTGACAACGGCCCGACCGGCGCGCAGATCGAGAAGGGCCGGCCCAACGGCCACCAGGTGCCGGTGTCGCCGCTGAAGCGCGTGCTGTTGCGTGCGATGCCCGAGTTGCAGGCTGAGCTGGACTCCGTGGTCAATGCCTTCGACCCCTGGGCGCGAGACCGTGGCGGCTATTACTCGCTGGAGTGGACGCCACGGCCCGGGGCGGAAGCTGATCCGGCGTTCAAGCCTTGA
- a CDS encoding sulfite exporter TauE/SafE family protein: MDQLLVMLAVGAAVAGFVQGLSGFAFGMVSMSFWAWTVDPRLAAVMAVFGGLTGQLLAAITVRRGFDWRRLLPFLLGGLVGVPLGTALLPQVNAQVFKAGLGALLVIWCPLMLVAKQLPRLSFGGRIADGLVGAIGGVMGGLGGFTGAIPTLWCTLRGMDKDAQRAIIQNFNLGALALTMATYVGKGMVTREMLPLFGVVAPAMLVPTLIGTRVYIGISEARFRQIVLSLLTASGAALLASSVPKLIA, translated from the coding sequence ATGGATCAGCTGCTGGTGATGCTGGCCGTCGGCGCGGCCGTGGCCGGTTTCGTCCAGGGCCTGTCGGGCTTTGCCTTCGGCATGGTGTCGATGTCGTTCTGGGCCTGGACGGTCGACCCGCGCCTGGCCGCGGTGATGGCGGTGTTCGGCGGCCTGACCGGCCAGTTGCTGGCGGCCATCACCGTGCGGCGCGGCTTCGACTGGCGGCGCCTGCTGCCTTTCCTGCTCGGCGGTCTGGTCGGCGTGCCGCTGGGCACGGCCCTGCTGCCCCAGGTCAATGCCCAGGTCTTCAAGGCCGGGCTGGGCGCGCTGCTGGTGATCTGGTGCCCGCTGATGCTGGTGGCCAAGCAGCTGCCGCGGCTCAGCTTCGGCGGCCGCATCGCCGATGGCCTGGTCGGCGCCATCGGCGGCGTGATGGGAGGGCTGGGCGGCTTCACCGGAGCGATACCGACGCTGTGGTGCACCTTGCGCGGCATGGACAAGGACGCCCAGCGCGCCATCATCCAGAACTTCAACCTCGGCGCCCTGGCGCTGACCATGGCCACCTATGTTGGCAAGGGCATGGTCACACGCGAGATGCTGCCCCTGTTCGGCGTGGTGGCGCCGGCCATGCTGGTGCCGACGCTGATCGGCACCCGCGTCTACATCGGCATCAGCGAGGCCCGCTTTCGCCAGATCGTGCTGAGCCTGCTGACCGCCTCGGGGGCGGCGCTGCTGGCGTCTTCGGTGCCCAAGCTGATCGCCTGA
- a CDS encoding c-type cytochrome, with product MNRWLKRGALALAVLMGAVAAALLAAQPLAERRMQRVLDVKVQPLAYRDDGPAVERGRYLFNSRGCAECHGANGAGRTFVEAPDGLKLKAPNISPGPGNVVAGYKPEDWVRTLRHGVKPDGRPALIMPSEDYARFTDTDLAALVAYVRQLPPVAGEAAVIKLPLVPKALYAAGLIPDAYEKIDHSLPPPQPVAESVTLAHGAYVAGMCIGCHGAHLSGGKIPGGPPDWPEAANLTPGAGTVMTRYATAQQFTQMLRTARRPDGSAVSPVMPFGALKELNDTDAAALHLYLQSLAPLPAGGR from the coding sequence ATGAATCGATGGTTGAAGCGCGGCGCGTTGGCGCTGGCCGTTCTGATGGGCGCAGTCGCCGCGGCCCTGTTGGCGGCCCAACCGTTGGCCGAGCGCCGCATGCAGCGCGTGCTGGACGTCAAGGTGCAGCCGCTGGCCTACCGCGATGACGGCCCTGCAGTCGAGCGCGGCCGCTATCTGTTCAATTCACGCGGCTGTGCCGAATGCCATGGCGCCAATGGCGCCGGCCGGACCTTTGTCGAGGCCCCCGACGGCCTGAAGCTGAAGGCGCCCAATATCAGCCCCGGCCCGGGCAATGTGGTGGCCGGCTACAAACCCGAGGACTGGGTGCGCACCCTGCGCCACGGCGTCAAACCTGATGGCCGGCCCGCCCTGATCATGCCCAGCGAGGACTATGCCCGCTTCACCGACACCGATCTGGCCGCCCTGGTCGCCTATGTGCGCCAGCTGCCACCGGTGGCCGGCGAGGCGGCTGTCATCAAGCTGCCCCTGGTGCCCAAGGCCCTGTACGCGGCCGGTCTGATCCCCGACGCCTACGAGAAGATCGACCACAGCCTGCCACCCCCGCAACCGGTGGCCGAGTCGGTGACCCTGGCCCATGGCGCCTATGTGGCCGGCATGTGCATAGGCTGCCACGGCGCGCATCTGTCCGGTGGCAAGATCCCGGGCGGCCCGCCGGACTGGCCTGAAGCCGCCAACCTGACCCCAGGTGCCGGCACGGTGATGACGCGCTACGCCACCGCCCAGCAGTTCACGCAAATGCTGCGCACGGCCAGGCGCCCCGACGGCTCGGCCGTCAGTCCGGTGATGCCGTTTGGCGCGCTGAAGGAGTTGAACGATACCGATGCGGCGGCCTTGCATCTGTACCTGCAAAGCCTGGCGCCTTTGCCCGCGGGTGGGCGCTGA
- a CDS encoding methyltransferase dimerization domain-containing protein has translation MHTLSPERILQLGQGLYAAQTLVTAIELGLFTELGKGPRSARQLRRALGLSGRATPDLPDALVALGLLEREGDDGDAVYLNTRESSRFLDSHSAAYIGQDLARAHGRGQALWVRLGEALRTGRAQSGGEAAGPTGLALCWDDPAPLAEALGERLDFAALRRVVHLGGGRAGLSLQLATQHPGLTCCSLDLPAPTEAARARIATSGLCERVSALPLDLSAPDWPSAELLIVSLLHACTLAQKQALLKRARASLPATGALLVLDRLIDDERRRDAAGLLASLNLLLELGDAVAFSAADCKGWCLEAGFSRAETLLPTSPWLAGLGAVLAHP, from the coding sequence ATGCATACGCTGTCGCCCGAGCGCATTCTTCAGCTGGGGCAGGGCCTTTACGCGGCCCAGACCCTGGTCACGGCGATCGAGCTGGGCCTGTTCACCGAGCTGGGCAAGGGCCCGCGCTCTGCCCGGCAGCTGCGACGGGCGCTGGGCCTGAGCGGCCGCGCCACCCCCGACCTGCCCGACGCCCTGGTGGCCCTGGGCCTGCTGGAGCGCGAGGGCGATGACGGCGACGCGGTCTATCTCAACACCCGGGAGAGCAGCCGCTTTCTCGATAGCCACAGCGCCGCCTACATCGGCCAGGACCTGGCCCGGGCCCACGGACGTGGGCAGGCCCTTTGGGTCCGGCTGGGCGAGGCCTTGCGCACCGGCCGGGCCCAGAGTGGAGGCGAGGCCGCCGGTCCCACCGGCCTGGCTCTGTGCTGGGATGATCCGGCGCCGCTGGCCGAGGCCTTGGGCGAGCGGCTGGACTTTGCCGCGCTGCGGCGGGTGGTCCACCTGGGCGGCGGCAGGGCGGGCCTGAGCCTGCAACTTGCCACCCAGCATCCGGGCCTGACCTGCTGCAGCCTGGACCTGCCCGCACCGACCGAGGCGGCCCGCGCGCGCATCGCTACCAGCGGTCTGTGCGAGCGGGTCAGCGCGCTACCGCTGGACCTGTCCGCGCCGGACTGGCCGTCGGCGGAGCTGCTTATCGTCAGCCTGCTGCATGCCTGCACGCTGGCGCAGAAGCAGGCGCTGCTGAAACGCGCTCGAGCCAGCCTGCCCGCCACGGGCGCCCTGCTGGTGCTGGATCGTCTGATCGATGACGAACGCCGGCGCGATGCCGCCGGTCTGCTGGCCTCGCTCAATCTGCTGCTCGAGCTCGGCGACGCCGTTGCCTTCAGCGCCGCCGATTGCAAGGGCTGGTGCCTGGAGGCTGGCTTCTCCCGGGCCGAAACCCTGCTGCCGACCAGCCCCTGGCTGGCGGGTCTCGGGGCCGTGCTGGCACACCCGTAG
- a CDS encoding LuxR C-terminal-related transcriptional regulator codes for MNEQLDSVSELSASQGTPMGQRISWAQYQHGLQAPQMHSAKVGVSASAFLRQADLYEEIQRALLQVFSETLARVAQPETLDAMLVQTLRNQAALQGDQLPSATPLPSPAQTVAPPPQPTDALESLSPRELEVLQRLAAGESNKLIARAFDLSPHTVKRHVANILNKLGASSRGQAAAWLRARP; via the coding sequence ATGAACGAACAACTCGACTCGGTGTCTGAACTGTCCGCCAGCCAGGGCACTCCCATGGGCCAGCGCATCAGCTGGGCGCAGTACCAGCACGGTCTGCAGGCGCCGCAGATGCACAGTGCCAAGGTGGGCGTGTCGGCCTCGGCGTTCTTGCGGCAGGCGGATCTGTATGAGGAGATCCAGCGCGCGCTGCTGCAGGTCTTCTCCGAAACGCTGGCCCGTGTGGCCCAGCCCGAGACCCTGGATGCGATGCTGGTCCAGACCCTGCGCAACCAGGCCGCCCTGCAGGGCGATCAACTGCCGTCAGCCACGCCGTTGCCAAGCCCTGCGCAAACGGTTGCGCCCCCGCCGCAACCGACCGATGCGCTGGAGTCGCTGAGCCCGCGCGAGCTGGAGGTGCTGCAGCGGCTGGCGGCCGGCGAGAGCAACAAGCTGATCGCCCGCGCCTTTGACCTGAGCCCGCACACGGTCAAGCGCCATGTGGCGAATATCCTCAACAAGCTCGGCGCGAGTTCGCGCGGCCAGGCCGCTGCCTGGCTGCGGGCCCGGCCTTGA
- a CDS encoding diguanylate cyclase, with translation MPAHQIRRLHRSLLWLGWVTPLLGLLVVLAGWTFLLSTLAAERRLVESEAFTRVRGLAQAFEEQILGTLQQVDQTTRFVALEVAGRSKPVELEALLHEALLGQPRLIGICVTDAGGKVIASSGVLLRRDWAAHEAFTLHAQGQVKGLLIAKPEPGPSPQTWMLQMSRRLTKADAGFAGVVLVTADPSYFTDFYNREQLGEQGLISFVGRDWVVRARRSGDRVWHGASAGSVFLAAQVASAPAGTYKTSSTLDHVSRLLAYRALKGYPFVVVTGLAEAEVFADHESRRERLLWVFALGSGLLLLAFASLHLMTGRVRQSQQAAQRSRVQFEAASDASLDAFWILCAVRGAQGQVTDFRFEHCNERGARLLRRPKGRIVGRLRGEVLGSYQEPGFFELFCKVMDRREPAETESVAVTPEGERLTLLHQIVPVGDGVALTTRDISAARAHEREVLASQQALREADQRVRLLTDSIPALISQFDAQGRIVFANRHCAELYGYSPAALIGKTLIEVRGEEGWAQLRAHVERVLGGEAVSFESHAWMDGELHFFQQHYVPDRSQQGEVMGFHSVSMDVSALKKVERQLLALSRTDTLTGLPNRRLFDEKLADAVLRQQRSRQPLALLFLDIDRFKSINDRLGHASGDAVLVEFAQRLKQAVRGCDTVARLAGDEFVVLLEGLHGDAEAQAIAAKIVSAMQRPFELAGGRLEVTTSIGVGFHGGADLPPAALLQLADQALYEAKHAGRNTFRVASAPAPLSDS, from the coding sequence ATGCCTGCTCATCAGATCCGGCGCCTGCACCGCAGCCTCTTGTGGCTGGGTTGGGTGACGCCTCTGCTGGGTCTGCTGGTGGTGCTGGCCGGCTGGACCTTTCTGCTCAGCACCCTGGCGGCCGAGCGTCGGCTGGTCGAGTCCGAGGCCTTCACCCGCGTGCGCGGCCTCGCCCAGGCTTTCGAGGAACAGATATTGGGCACCCTGCAGCAGGTGGATCAGACCACCCGCTTCGTCGCCCTCGAGGTCGCAGGCCGCAGCAAGCCCGTCGAGCTGGAGGCACTGCTGCACGAGGCGCTGCTGGGCCAGCCCCGCCTGATCGGCATCTGCGTCACCGACGCCGGCGGCAAGGTGATCGCCTCCAGCGGTGTGCTGCTCCGGCGCGACTGGGCGGCACACGAGGCCTTCACTCTGCACGCCCAGGGGCAGGTCAAGGGCCTGCTGATCGCCAAGCCCGAGCCGGGACCCTCACCTCAGACCTGGATGCTGCAGATGAGCCGACGGCTGACCAAGGCCGATGCAGGCTTTGCCGGCGTGGTGCTGGTGACGGCGGATCCCAGCTACTTCACCGACTTCTACAACCGCGAGCAACTGGGCGAGCAGGGCTTGATCAGCTTTGTCGGCCGTGACTGGGTGGTGCGCGCGCGGCGCTCCGGCGACCGCGTCTGGCACGGCGCCTCGGCGGGCAGCGTGTTTCTGGCGGCGCAGGTCGCCAGCGCGCCTGCAGGCACCTACAAGACCAGCAGCACGCTGGACCATGTGTCGCGTCTGCTGGCCTACCGGGCACTCAAAGGCTACCCCTTCGTCGTCGTCACCGGACTGGCCGAGGCCGAGGTGTTCGCCGACCACGAGTCGCGTCGCGAGCGCCTGCTCTGGGTGTTTGCGCTGGGCAGCGGGCTGCTGCTGCTGGCCTTTGCCAGCCTGCACCTGATGACGGGCCGGGTGCGCCAGAGCCAGCAGGCCGCGCAGCGCTCACGGGTGCAGTTCGAGGCCGCCTCGGATGCCAGCCTGGACGCCTTCTGGATACTGTGCGCCGTGCGCGGCGCGCAGGGCCAGGTCACCGACTTCCGCTTCGAGCACTGCAATGAGCGCGGCGCCAGGCTGCTGCGCCGGCCCAAGGGCCGCATCGTCGGCCGCCTGCGCGGCGAGGTGCTGGGCAGCTACCAGGAGCCCGGCTTCTTCGAGCTGTTCTGCAAGGTCATGGACCGGCGGGAGCCGGCCGAGACCGAGTCGGTGGCCGTCACCCCCGAGGGCGAGCGCCTGACCCTGTTGCACCAGATCGTGCCGGTCGGTGACGGCGTGGCCCTGACCACCCGCGACATCAGCGCCGCCCGTGCCCACGAACGCGAAGTGCTGGCCTCGCAGCAGGCGCTGCGCGAGGCCGATCAGCGCGTGCGCCTGCTGACCGACAGCATCCCGGCGCTGATCAGCCAGTTCGACGCCCAGGGCCGCATCGTCTTTGCCAACCGCCATTGCGCCGAGCTCTACGGCTACAGCCCGGCCGCGCTGATCGGCAAGACGCTGATCGAGGTGCGCGGCGAGGAGGGCTGGGCCCAGTTGCGGGCCCATGTCGAGCGGGTGCTGGGCGGCGAGGCGGTCAGTTTCGAGAGCCATGCCTGGATGGACGGCGAGCTGCACTTCTTCCAGCAGCACTATGTGCCCGATCGCTCGCAGCAGGGCGAGGTGATGGGCTTCCACTCGGTGTCGATGGATGTCAGCGCGCTGAAGAAGGTCGAGCGCCAGCTGCTCGCGCTGAGCCGCACCGACACCCTGACCGGCTTGCCCAACCGGCGCCTGTTCGACGAGAAGCTGGCCGATGCCGTGCTGCGCCAGCAGCGCAGCCGCCAGCCGCTGGCCCTGCTGTTCCTGGACATCGACCGCTTCAAAAGCATCAACGACCGGCTGGGCCATGCCAGCGGCGACGCCGTGCTGGTCGAGTTCGCGCAGCGGCTGAAGCAGGCGGTGCGCGGCTGCGACACGGTGGCCCGGCTGGCCGGCGACGAATTCGTGGTGCTGCTCGAAGGCCTGCACGGCGATGCCGAGGCCCAGGCCATTGCCGCCAAGATCGTGTCCGCGATGCAGCGCCCGTTCGAGCTGGCCGGTGGGCGCCTGGAGGTCACGACCAGCATAGGCGTGGGTTTTCATGGCGGTGCCGATCTGCCGCCGGCGGCCCTGCTGCAACTGGCCGACCAGGCGCTCTACGAGGCCAAGCATGCGGGGCGCAACACCTTCAGAGTCGCCAGCGCGCCCGCTCCCCTGTCGGATTCGTGA